In one Lolium rigidum isolate FL_2022 chromosome 3, APGP_CSIRO_Lrig_0.1, whole genome shotgun sequence genomic region, the following are encoded:
- the LOC124695924 gene encoding uncharacterized protein LOC124695924 has translation MAATLPSLPPLPPTPAPAATTLGSNLLSFPAPRPRLAATHRRAVVAAASSRPPPPPSPEGGDEDEDEEEQEVERAMGMDGGIPGTSGELLRQVSSRAYGMRRHLMESLDALAYDVLETNPWREQPKPVYVLARRDNQLWTMKTRRNRSEVEQELGMLFSKGGSSGVGTKSKYSGSKFSMLVEDVTEGVLVFEDEDDAVNYCDLLQGCEGIAEIEASSVFNLCRQMKALAVLFRRGRTPPTPQSLERDLRARNRSLED, from the exons ATGGCAGCTACCTTGCCGTcgctcccgccgctgccgccgacgccggcgccggcggccacaACCCTGGGGAGCAACCTCCTCTCCTTCCCTGCCCCCCGGCCCCGCCTCGCCGCCACGCACCGCCGCGCGGTCGTGGCCGCCGCCTCGTccaggcctccgcctccgccgtctCCGGAGGgaggcgacgaggacgaggacgaggaggagcaggaggtggaGAGGGCCATGGGGATGGACGGCGGCATCCCCGGGACCTCGGGCGAGCTGCTGCGCCAAGTCTCCTCCCGCGCCTACGGCATGCGGCGCCACCTCATGGAGTCGCTCGACGCCCTCGCCTACGACG TGTTGGAGACAAACCCTTGGAGAGAACAACCCAAGCCTGTCTATGTGCTGGCGAGAAGAGACAACCAACTATGGACAATGAAAACACGCAGGAACCGCAG TGAAGTCGAACAGGAACTTGGAATGCTTTTCTCAAAGGGAGGGAGTTCAGGAGTTGGGACTAAATCAAAGTACTCTGGCTCCAAGTTTAGTATGCTTGTTGAAGATGTTACAGAGGGAGTACTG GTGTTTGAAGACGAGGATGATGCTGTAAACTACTGTGACCTTCTACAGGGATGCGAGGGAATTGCAGAAATAGAGGCTTCATCA GTCTTCAATCTCTGCCGTCAAATGAAAGCTCTTGCTGTCCTTTTCCGTCGTGGAAGGACTCCTCCAACGCCTCAAAGCCTTGAGCGTgacttgagggcgagaaaccggtCACTGGAAGACTAG